One window of Methanogenium organophilum genomic DNA carries:
- the tgtA gene encoding tRNA guanosine(15) transglycosylase TgtA, whose translation MITFESQHKDIWARTGKLRVGDKTAKTPLLLPVINPHIQLIPPEEMQKMGIEALITNAYIFSKSEDFREQAMNEGLHSVLGFNGIIMTDSGAFQQSVYGDVQFSNTDTVRFQRQIGSEIIVPMDIATPPDRDHEGAAEELAVTMERIREAMTIIDDGHLAAPVQGGIHPDLRKQAGEEVRETGAVFCPIGAVVPLMESYRYKDLVTVVMAAKQTISPGSCIHLFGAGHPSMFALAAAMGCDVFDSAAYALYAREGRYMTPSGSFKLAELSELPCACEVCRSHTARELQASPDKEKLLAKHNLLVSLAEIARIRQSIQDGTLWELVDERCRNHPRLLDGYRELLKYKDVLVTRDSVSKRRFFYRGSESCERTEVIRYHEMIPRFSVGDAIHISLSDDKGPEGATTFLFKPPFGPYPSALKETFPIGQSEIPQWDEDMIRSGCVAIIQLIEANPDIPVTIRAGERWNQVIADALQNVEERYEFI comes from the coding sequence GTGATTACCTTTGAGAGCCAGCATAAAGACATCTGGGCGAGAACAGGGAAGCTCAGAGTCGGAGACAAAACTGCAAAGACACCCCTGCTCCTTCCGGTAATAAACCCCCACATCCAGCTGATTCCTCCTGAAGAAATGCAAAAAATGGGTATTGAAGCGCTCATCACCAATGCATATATCTTCAGTAAAAGTGAGGATTTCCGTGAACAGGCTATGAATGAAGGACTGCACTCAGTCCTTGGGTTCAACGGTATCATCATGACCGATTCCGGAGCATTCCAGCAGTCGGTGTACGGGGATGTACAATTTTCAAATACCGATACTGTCCGATTCCAGCGTCAGATCGGGAGTGAAATCATCGTCCCGATGGATATCGCCACACCGCCGGACAGGGATCACGAGGGGGCGGCAGAGGAACTCGCTGTCACGATGGAGCGGATTCGTGAGGCAATGACAATCATCGATGACGGCCATCTGGCAGCACCGGTGCAGGGAGGAATCCATCCGGATCTCCGGAAACAGGCAGGAGAAGAGGTTCGTGAAACAGGCGCAGTATTCTGCCCCATAGGGGCTGTGGTGCCCCTGATGGAGTCATATCGCTATAAGGATCTGGTAACTGTCGTAATGGCAGCAAAACAGACAATTTCTCCGGGTTCATGTATCCATCTCTTCGGGGCAGGTCATCCGTCGATGTTTGCCCTTGCTGCAGCAATGGGATGCGACGTATTTGATTCTGCCGCCTATGCACTCTATGCCCGTGAAGGGAGGTACATGACACCATCGGGAAGCTTTAAACTTGCTGAACTCAGTGAACTCCCCTGTGCCTGTGAAGTCTGCCGTTCCCATACTGCACGTGAACTACAGGCATCGCCGGATAAAGAAAAACTGCTCGCAAAACATAACCTCCTCGTCAGTCTTGCTGAGATTGCACGCATCAGGCAAAGCATTCAGGATGGCACCCTCTGGGAACTGGTCGATGAGCGCTGCAGAAATCATCCCCGCCTGCTTGACGGCTACCGGGAATTGCTGAAATATAAAGACGTCCTCGTGACCCGCGATTCGGTATCAAAACGCCGGTTCTTCTACCGGGGAAGTGAATCATGCGAGAGGACCGAGGTCATCAGGTATCACGAAATGATCCCCAGATTTTCTGTCGGAGATGCCATCCATATCAGTCTCTCAGATGATAAGGGGCCGGAAGGGGCAACCACGTTTCTCTTTAAGCCACCATTCGGCCCGTATCCCTCTGCACTCAAAGAGACTTTCCCTATCGGCCAGAGTGAAATTCCTCAATGGGATGAGGATATGATCAGAAGCGGATGCGTTGCCATCATACAGCTTATTGAGGCAAATCCGGACATCCCTGTCACCATACGTGCAGGTGAAAGATGGAACCAGGTTATCGCAGATGCGCTGCAGAATGTGGAGGAAAGATATGAGTTTATTTGA
- a CDS encoding TIGR00296 family protein, whose translation MDGISNEDGATAVKRARNVLQENIAGETMPELSMPPSFSEKRGVFVTLTRNGELRGCIGYPTPMLPLSEGIEEAALSAALDDPRFPPVTADELPDISIEVTVLTPPILVSSPPSERPEAVMVGKHGLIIAGYGRRGLLLPQVAVEYHWDARTFLDQVCIKAGLPPGTWRKDDTELYTFEGQIFYEEEHT comes from the coding sequence ATGGACGGGATCAGCAATGAAGATGGTGCGACAGCAGTGAAACGTGCACGAAACGTTCTTCAGGAGAACATCGCCGGCGAAACAATGCCGGAACTCTCCATGCCGCCATCATTTAGTGAAAAACGCGGGGTATTTGTTACTCTCACCCGTAACGGGGAACTGAGGGGATGCATTGGCTATCCAACACCAATGCTCCCGCTTTCAGAAGGAATTGAAGAGGCCGCACTCTCTGCTGCATTGGATGACCCGCGCTTTCCACCAGTCACTGCTGATGAGCTACCGGATATTTCCATCGAAGTAACTGTACTTACCCCTCCCATCCTTGTTTCATCCCCACCGTCAGAACGTCCGGAAGCGGTCATGGTAGGCAAACACGGATTGATTATTGCGGGGTACGGAAGACGTGGCCTTCTTCTTCCACAGGTGGCGGTTGAATACCACTGGGATGCCCGAACATTTTTAGATCAGGTCTGTATAAAAGCAGGCCTTCCTCCCGGAACATGGAGAAAAGATGATACCGAACTATACACATTTGAAGGACAGATATTTTATGAGGAGGAACACACGTGA
- a CDS encoding CBS domain-containing protein, translated as MNVPTSAEIREKRIKAGLTQSDVAARAGFSQSMIARIEAGTVDPRASTLRRIVTILNESETQRTSAGDIMTAPVISISPEETIENTVDVMEKYGISQVPVVKNGVPIGCVSESAIIGAMENGTIQRSMKNSVTDIMEEGFPTVPPSEHIDTIVHSLRSHHAVLVMNKGKVVGVITKHDCIRRLS; from the coding sequence ATGAATGTTCCGACATCTGCTGAGATTCGGGAAAAACGTATCAAAGCGGGCCTGACACAATCAGATGTTGCGGCGCGGGCGGGTTTTTCACAGTCAATGATTGCACGGATAGAAGCCGGGACTGTCGACCCGCGGGCAAGCACGCTCCGCCGGATCGTTACTATTCTAAATGAATCTGAAACACAGCGTACATCTGCAGGTGACATTATGACCGCCCCTGTCATCAGTATCTCTCCTGAGGAAACCATTGAAAACACGGTGGATGTGATGGAAAAGTATGGTATATCGCAGGTTCCTGTGGTGAAAAACGGCGTCCCTATCGGGTGTGTATCAGAATCTGCAATTATTGGTGCGATGGAGAACGGGACGATTCAGCGTTCAATGAAAAATTCTGTAACAGATATCATGGAAGAAGGGTTTCCAACCGTTCCTCCTTCAGAGCATATCGATACGATTGTCCACAGTCTTCGCAGTCATCATGCTGTCCTGGTAATGAATAAAGGAAAAGTGGTTGGTGTCATCACCAAGCATGATTGTATCAGACGACTGTCTTAA
- the tpiA gene encoding triose-phosphate isomerase → MATPFILINLKTYTEGFGHNAQKIAQSAERIAHENDVRIGLAPGYMDIHPLNVHYSLPVFAQHVDAVSPGAHTGHIVAEAVKAAGATGTLINHSERRLTLADVESAHTMARAAGLETVICTNNVATSGAAAFFSPDYIAIEPPELIGSGVSVSKADPEIIERSVEAVRSVRETVKVLTGAGISTGECVKTALDLGTDGVLLASGVVKAKDPEAVLRDLVSKI, encoded by the coding sequence ATGGCCACTCCATTCATTCTCATAAATCTGAAAACCTACACCGAGGGATTTGGACATAACGCACAGAAAATTGCACAGAGTGCAGAACGAATAGCGCATGAGAATGATGTCAGAATTGGCCTTGCGCCGGGATATATGGACATCCATCCATTAAATGTCCATTATTCTCTGCCAGTCTTTGCCCAGCACGTAGACGCCGTGTCTCCAGGGGCACATACCGGACATATTGTCGCAGAGGCGGTGAAAGCGGCGGGTGCTACAGGAACTCTGATAAACCATTCAGAACGCAGGCTGACTTTGGCAGATGTTGAATCAGCACATACAATGGCCCGTGCTGCAGGACTTGAGACCGTCATATGTACAAACAATGTGGCCACAAGCGGTGCAGCAGCATTTTTCAGTCCGGATTATATTGCTATCGAACCTCCGGAACTGATCGGAAGCGGGGTATCTGTCTCAAAAGCAGATCCTGAAATTATTGAAAGATCGGTTGAAGCTGTGCGTTCCGTACGTGAAACGGTAAAGGTACTGACAGGTGCCGGAATCAGTACCGGTGAATGTGTGAAGACTGCCCTGGACCTGGGCACTGATGGTGTTCTCCTCGCATCAGGTGTGGTAAAAGCAAAAGATCCGGAAGCTGTTCTTCGCGATCTTGTCTCAAAAATTTAA
- a CDS encoding multiprotein bridging factor aMBF1, translating into MSECEVCGASIRGEPILVQIGGAKMWVCPKCAKLGTEIKKPPGARVPGAKPTVKSRKPQKSRPRDVLDLMEGDIVDDFNVEIREARMAKGWTQKDLAHEIKEKENLIKKIETGFIPEDQVLKKIEKVLEIKLIESINDNLKSSGASAVTTTLGDVIRIKKQGK; encoded by the coding sequence ATGTCCGAATGTGAAGTTTGTGGTGCATCAATCCGTGGCGAGCCAATTCTCGTTCAGATTGGCGGTGCTAAGATGTGGGTGTGCCCGAAATGTGCAAAACTTGGTACAGAGATTAAAAAACCGCCTGGTGCACGAGTGCCGGGAGCAAAACCAACAGTTAAATCAAGAAAACCACAGAAGAGCAGACCTCGTGATGTTCTTGATTTAATGGAAGGTGACATTGTGGATGATTTTAATGTTGAAATCCGGGAAGCCAGAATGGCAAAAGGATGGACACAAAAAGATCTCGCACATGAAATTAAGGAGAAAGAAAACCTTATCAAAAAGATCGAGACAGGGTTCATTCCTGAAGACCAGGTGCTAAAGAAGATTGAGAAAGTCCTGGAGATCAAACTGATTGAATCGATTAATGATAACCTGAAATCATCCGGCGCCTCCGCAGTGACAACCACACTGGGAGATGTGATCCGGATAAAAAAGCAGGGGAAATAA
- a CDS encoding proteasome-activating nucleotidase has product MGENSAHNPEIEDEDLKQYLLNRIAALESKNMQYKEQVRQLDIEKKNIENQKIRYEREIRKLKSEVEKLRSPPLVIGTVSDIIDEQRVIVQSSAGPRFMVRVSNFVRPEDIKPGLRCTMNQQSLTVVEVLQEAFDSQIYGMEVVDSPEETYDDIGGLEEQIREIKEAVELPLIRPELFRSVGILPPKGVLLYGPPGTGKTLLARAVAHETQAHFLRVVGSELVQKYIGEGSRLVRELFEMAKKNVPSIIFIDEIDAIGAMRSESTTSGDREVQRTLMQLLADMDGFENRGDVKIVAATNRIDILDQALLRPGRFDRIIEIPLPNVEGRRSILEIHSANMALDAGVDLHEVAELTDSKNGSELRAICTEAGMFAIRAERTKVYQSDFIKAIDKVTLDLAHHPKCSPYDSAMFA; this is encoded by the coding sequence ATGGGGGAGAACTCTGCACATAATCCGGAAATTGAGGATGAAGACCTGAAACAGTACCTCCTAAACCGGATTGCAGCACTTGAATCAAAGAATATGCAATACAAAGAGCAGGTACGGCAGCTCGATATCGAAAAAAAGAATATTGAAAATCAAAAAATCCGCTACGAACGTGAAATCAGAAAGCTGAAGAGTGAAGTGGAAAAACTCAGAAGCCCCCCCCTTGTTATCGGCACTGTTTCTGATATTATCGATGAACAGCGCGTTATCGTTCAGAGCAGTGCGGGTCCGCGATTTATGGTGCGGGTCTCGAATTTTGTCAGGCCGGAAGATATCAAGCCCGGTCTCAGATGCACTATGAATCAGCAGTCTCTTACTGTTGTTGAGGTATTACAGGAAGCCTTTGACAGTCAGATTTATGGGATGGAAGTCGTTGATTCGCCCGAAGAGACGTATGATGATATTGGTGGTCTGGAAGAGCAGATCCGTGAGATAAAAGAGGCCGTCGAATTGCCCCTGATACGGCCGGAATTGTTTCGTTCTGTCGGGATTCTCCCTCCGAAAGGGGTTCTTCTGTATGGGCCTCCCGGGACCGGAAAGACCCTTCTCGCCCGTGCGGTGGCGCATGAAACCCAGGCCCATTTCCTCCGTGTGGTTGGGTCTGAACTGGTTCAGAAGTATATTGGTGAGGGATCGCGTCTCGTCCGTGAACTCTTTGAGATGGCAAAAAAGAATGTCCCGTCTATTATTTTCATTGATGAAATTGATGCAATCGGTGCGATGCGCAGTGAAAGCACCACCTCCGGTGACCGTGAGGTGCAGCGGACCCTGATGCAGCTTCTTGCCGATATGGACGGATTTGAAAACCGTGGCGATGTAAAAATCGTTGCGGCCACGAACAGAATTGATATTCTTGATCAGGCGCTCCTGCGACCGGGGCGCTTTGACCGGATTATTGAAATTCCCCTTCCCAATGTTGAAGGACGGCGGTCGATTCTTGAGATCCATTCTGCAAACATGGCTCTTGATGCCGGAGTTGATCTTCATGAAGTTGCTGAACTGACAGATAGCAAGAATGGTTCTGAGCTCCGGGCAATATGCACCGAAGCCGGGATGTTTGCAATCCGTGCGGAGCGGACAAAAGTGTATCAGTCTGATTTCATCAAGGCAATTGACAAAGTGACTCTCGACCTGGCACATCACCCGAAGTGCAGTCCGTACGACAGTGCAATGTTTGCCTGA
- a CDS encoding DUF5804 family protein, with the protein MKVLLIQKEGVDLHSTLLASETSREVLRFYHPKKTDWGVCIEASTLGSALSVVSELKWYIQRYVSQPLCLLSNGIICTPAYAGIIYEREGSVHDSWDLEILYGIKYHTVMDRIVVTPDSAINDISEFSSDMDRTFRARCLIDDLEKMK; encoded by the coding sequence ATGAAAGTACTCCTTATACAAAAAGAAGGAGTGGACCTTCATTCCACTCTTCTCGCATCCGAGACCAGCAGAGAAGTGCTTCGTTTTTATCACCCGAAAAAAACAGACTGGGGAGTATGTATTGAAGCATCGACTCTGGGAAGTGCATTGTCAGTTGTGTCAGAACTAAAATGGTATATCCAGCGGTATGTTTCCCAGCCGCTCTGTCTTCTTTCAAACGGCATTATCTGTACGCCTGCATACGCAGGAATTATCTATGAACGCGAGGGGTCAGTCCATGACAGCTGGGACCTGGAGATCCTCTATGGCATAAAATATCATACTGTGATGGACAGAATTGTTGTAACCCCTGATTCAGCAATAAACGATATCAGTGAATTTTCATCAGATATGGACAGAACGTTTCGGGCGCGCTGTTTGATAGACGATCTGGAAAAAATGAAATAA
- a CDS encoding proteasome-activating nucleotidase, producing MDESIINNTNTESNLASMTDQEYEEVIDSLQEKIDIQGKEIFSLKKETEQLKKENNQLKRTPLFVASIIDILDSGEVYLRQQGNNQEYITGSTDELKSQLKPGMKVAVNNALSIVRIVGNSVDSRVRVMELIESPDITFEKIGGLREEIEEVREAVEYPLTKPEVFRRIGVEPPKGILLYGPPGTGKTLIAKAVAHQANATFIRMSGSELVHKFIGEGAQMVRDLFTMARERAPSIVFIDEIDAIGTMRLHDGTSGSAEVQRTLMQLLAEMDGFDNRGDVRIMGATNRVDMLDPALLRPGRFDRVLMVPLPDTAARHEILKIHSAKMQLRGVPLDKLAAETENTTGAELEAICREAGMMAVRRDSDAITWSDFEQAMRKVKDKTQSQDIMFL from the coding sequence ATGGATGAGAGCATCATCAACAATACCAATACCGAGAGTAATCTGGCCAGCATGACCGATCAGGAATATGAGGAGGTAATCGACAGTCTGCAGGAAAAAATTGACATTCAGGGGAAAGAAATCTTCAGTCTTAAAAAAGAGACTGAACAGCTGAAAAAGGAAAATAACCAGCTGAAACGGACACCACTCTTCGTAGCATCTATTATTGATATTCTTGATTCCGGAGAGGTCTATCTTCGCCAGCAGGGGAATAATCAGGAATATATTACCGGAAGCACAGACGAGCTGAAGTCGCAACTGAAACCCGGCATGAAAGTTGCGGTAAATAATGCTCTCTCCATTGTGCGCATCGTCGGGAATTCCGTTGATTCACGTGTTCGGGTAATGGAACTGATCGAGTCTCCGGATATTACATTCGAAAAAATCGGCGGACTCAGGGAAGAAATAGAAGAAGTCAGAGAGGCCGTTGAATATCCTCTGACAAAGCCTGAAGTATTCCGGAGAATCGGTGTGGAACCGCCGAAAGGAATTCTCCTCTATGGACCGCCAGGTACCGGAAAAACGTTGATCGCAAAGGCTGTTGCCCACCAGGCAAATGCCACCTTCATCCGGATGTCGGGCAGTGAGCTGGTTCACAAATTCATTGGAGAAGGTGCCCAGATGGTCCGCGATCTCTTTACCATGGCCCGAGAACGGGCACCATCCATTGTTTTCATCGATGAAATTGATGCAATCGGGACCATGCGTCTGCATGACGGAACGTCAGGGAGCGCAGAAGTGCAGCGGACCCTGATGCAGCTCCTCGCGGAGATGGACGGATTCGATAACCGTGGGGACGTGAGAATTATGGGAGCGACAAACCGTGTTGATATGCTTGACCCGGCACTTCTCCGTCCTGGCCGGTTTGACCGAGTACTGATGGTTCCGCTTCCGGACACTGCTGCCCGCCATGAAATTCTGAAGATCCATTCCGCAAAGATGCAGCTCAGGGGAGTTCCCCTTGACAAACTGGCGGCAGAAACAGAGAACACCACGGGTGCTGAACTTGAAGCAATTTGCCGGGAAGCAGGAATGATGGCGGTCAGGCGTGATTCAGATGCAATCACATGGTCTGATTTCGAACAGGCCATGCGGAAGGTCAAAGACAAGACTCAGAGCCAGGACATCATGTTCCTCTAG
- a CDS encoding DUF126 domain-containing protein: MSITIQARGISAGIGSGALLVSSEPISFLSGVDPDSGIVIESGHPLEGQSIAGTVLAFPFGKGSTVGSYVIYALRRNNVAPSAIINTEAEPIIAVGAILAEIPMVDRPDTPIEDMKDGMSASIDGSSGTITINDE; encoded by the coding sequence ATGTCCATTACAATTCAGGCACGCGGCATTTCAGCGGGCATTGGGTCCGGTGCCCTTCTTGTCAGCAGTGAACCGATATCATTTTTGTCCGGGGTAGACCCGGATTCTGGTATAGTGATTGAATCCGGTCACCCTCTGGAAGGGCAGTCAATAGCGGGAACGGTTCTTGCCTTCCCATTTGGGAAAGGCTCTACGGTTGGTTCGTATGTCATTTATGCGCTCAGACGAAACAATGTGGCACCTTCTGCAATAATCAATACCGAAGCAGAACCGATCATCGCTGTCGGGGCAATACTCGCAGAAATACCAATGGTAGATCGTCCCGACACCCCGATAGAAGATATGAAAGACGGGATGTCCGCATCCATTGATGGCAGTTCAGGTACGATAACAATCAATGATGAGTGA